The Candidatus Anoxymicrobium japonicum nucleotide sequence GGCGCTTAAAAAATACCCGTTCAAGGGCGAGGAGGCAACCGTCGAGGAGCTCTTGCAGTTTGCCATGAAGCAAATGGCATAGGGTCTACCTTTACTGCGTAGAGGGGTCAGGCACCGTCTACCTCTCCGTCTACCGCTAAAGCGATAGACGTTGCCTGACCCCTAACATGAAACGGAGTATTAAGGATGTCTGAACAGCACGGGAAAGGTCTCGCCGGTGAGGCGATATCGTCCGAGGAGAAGGCGATCGACCTTACCTTGAGGCCGCGTACACTATCCGAGTTCGTGGGTCAGGCCGCCAACAAGGAACAGTTGCGCATCTTTATCGAGGCCGCCAGGAACCGGGGCGAGGTTCTCGATCATGTGCTTCTGTCAGGCCCGCCGGGTCTCGGCAAGACAACTCTTGCCGGCATCATCGCCGCGGAGCTTGGAGTCGGCATGCGCTCGACTTCCGGTCCCGCCCTCGAGCGCCAGGGCGACCTCGTGGCCATACTTACCAATGTCGAGAAGGGCGCCGTCATGTTTATCGATGAGATACACCGGCTACCGCGAGTTGTTGAGGAGATCCTCTACCCCGCCATGGAAGATTTCCAGGTCGACATCATCATAGGGAAAGGCCCTGGCGCGCGTGATGTCCGCCTTCCGCTGCCGGAGTTTACGTTGATCGGCGCGACTACCAGAACAGGGTTGATCACGGCGCCGTTGCTTACGCGCTTTGGTGTGTCCTGCCGGCTTGATTATTATCCCCTGCTTGAGATGGAGGCTATCGTCAACAGGGCCGCGAGCATACTCGACATCCGTGTCGACGATACGGGCGCTCACGAGATCGCCCGCCGGGCGCGCGGGACTCCGCGCGTGGCGAACCGGCTTCTCCGCCGCGTGCGCGACTACGCTGAGGTGAAAGCCGATAGCGTTATCACCGGAGATGTGGCCGCGAGGGCCATGGAGATGCTGCAGATAGACGAGATGGGGTTGGACGTTCTCGACCAGGCTGTGCTTTGTGCCATAGTCGATAAGTTCTCGGGAGGGCCGGTCGGCCTCAAGACGCTTGCGGCTTCTATCGGTGAGGAGTCCGACACGCTTGAGGACGTTTACGAGCCTTACCTGATGCAGATCGGGTTTCTCAAAAGAACTCCAAGGGGACGGGTAGCGACCCCCCGCGCTTATGAACACCTGGGGCGCCAGCCCGAGGGCGGTGGCCTGTTCTAATGCCCTCGATCCTGCTGCACACGTGTTGCGCTCCATGTCTCATATACCCGCTGGCTCTCCTGGAAGAGCGTGGACTGGTTGTCACGCCTTTTTTCTATAACCCTAATATCCATCCATTTCGCGAGTACAGAGCAAGATACTTTGCCGTGGTGGATTACTGCGACGAGCACGGCCTGTCCTTGAAAGTGGGCTCGTACGAGATGGAGCGGTTTCTCGCGAGCGTCGGCGTTATCGAGCCACCAGAGCGGTGCGCGCGCTGCTTCGCTTTGCGCCTCTCGCGCGCCGCGGCCGAAGCCCGCGCGCATGGCATCGCCAGCTTTACAACCACTTTGCTGGTAAGCCCGCATCAGAACCAGCAGCTTATACGCGAGGCCGGTGAAGCCGCGGCTGCCGAGCACGGTGTTCGCTTCGTGTTCGAGGACATGACGAGCGGATACCGTGAGGCCACAGAGAAATCCCGGGAGGCCGGCATGTACCGTCAGGGCTACTGCGGTTGCGTCTACAGCGAAAAGGAACGGTATCAGAAAAGCGACCCGCCCCGCCGATGAGAACCGACATCTTCGACTATGACCTCCCGCGAGCCCTGATCGCGCAGGATCCTCTCCCGGAGCGCGACGCCAGCAGGCTCCTTGTCCTCGAGCGCGCCACAGGGCGGATATCGCACCGTGTCTTCCGCGATCTGCCGGAGTTGCTTGCCCCCGGCGACTGCCTGGCGCTCAACACAACCCGTGTGTTTCATGGTCGCCTCAAAGGAAGAAAGGCGCGGACCGGCGGCTCGGTTGAGCTTCTACTGCTCGAAGACAGAGGAGAGTCGGTGTTCAAGGCGATGGCGCGCGGCGCATCGCTGCGTCCAGGGATCCGTGTCCTGCTTGGCGACGGGACGCTCGAGGCCACTGTCACCGACGGCCTCGAATCGGGCGTCGTGACAGTCGAATTCAACAAGCGCGGCGAGGAACTCAATCGCGCTATAGCCGAACAGGGAGAGATGCCGCTTCCGCCGTACATCACTCATGAACTGGCGGACGCCGAGCGGTATCAAACGGTGTACGCGGAGCGTGAGATGTCGGCCGCCGCGCCGACCGCCGGGCTTCATTTCACAGACGCATTGCTGGAGCGGGTACGTCGCGCTGGCTTGACAATCGCCGGGCTCGAACTCGCCGTCGGCATGGATACCTTTGTGCCGGTGCGCGCGCGAATGGTCGAGGATCACAGCATGCACAAGGAGTGGTTCTCGCTCGACGAGGCCGCCGCGCGCGCGGTGAACGAGGCAAGGAGAAAAACCGGGCGCGTCGTCGCCGTCGGCACAACCTCGGTCCGCGCGCTCGAGTCATGCGCGGCGGAAAGCAGGCTTGTGACACCGGGGGAAGGTTGCACCGATCTCTTTATAACTCCCGGTTACCGCTTCAAGATAGTCGATGCCATTATCACGAACTTCCATCTCCCGCGCACGACGCTCCTCATGATGGTTTGCGCGTTCGGCGGGATAGAGCCGGTTCAGAGCGCCTACGAGGAGGCTATCCGCGAGGGTTACCGCTTTTACTCTTTTGGTGATGCTATGCTGATTCAATGACATCAAATGGTTTTTCGTTCGAGGTAACCGCGCTGGACAGAAAAACGGGCGCTCGCGCCGGAGTGCTCAGGACGCCGCACGGTGAAGTGCGCACTCCCTGCTTCATGCCCGTGGCGACGCAGGCTACAGTCAAGGCGATGCGCCCTGACGAGGTTAGCGACCTGGGTTTCGACATGGTGCTGGCGAACGCGTACCATCTCATGCTGCGTCCGGGGATCGAGGTGATAGAGCGCGCTGGGGGGCTCCATCGCTTCATGGGCTGGGATGGAGGCATACTGACCGACTCCGGCGGCTACCAGGTTTTCAGCCTCGGCAAGGACGTGAAGATCACCGCCGAGGGCGCTTCCTTCCGCTCGCACCTCGACGGCTCGCTCGTGTTTTTGAGTCCCGAGGAGTCCATGCGCGTCCAGTCCGCTCTGGGCGCGGACATCGCGATGGCGCTGGACGAGTGCCTCCCTTACCCCGCCGATCGCGCCAGGACGGAGCGTTCGGTTTCGCTTAACCTGGATTGGACGAGGCGCTGTCTTTCCTCTCACGACAATCCGCGCCAGGCGCTCTTCGGCATCGTTCAGGGCGGCGCTTATGCCGATCTGCGGCGGCGGAGCGCGACGGCTATGGCGGAGCTGGATTTTC carries:
- a CDS encoding Holliday junction branch migration DNA helicase RuvB: MSEQHGKGLAGEAISSEEKAIDLTLRPRTLSEFVGQAANKEQLRIFIEAARNRGEVLDHVLLSGPPGLGKTTLAGIIAAELGVGMRSTSGPALERQGDLVAILTNVEKGAVMFIDEIHRLPRVVEEILYPAMEDFQVDIIIGKGPGARDVRLPLPEFTLIGATTRTGLITAPLLTRFGVSCRLDYYPLLEMEAIVNRAASILDIRVDDTGAHEIARRARGTPRVANRLLRRVRDYAEVKADSVITGDVAARAMEMLQIDEMGLDVLDQAVLCAIVDKFSGGPVGLKTLAASIGEESDTLEDVYEPYLMQIGFLKRTPRGRVATPRAYEHLGRQPEGGGLF
- a CDS encoding tRNA preQ1(34) S-adenosylmethionine ribosyltransferase-isomerase QueA, which produces MRTDIFDYDLPRALIAQDPLPERDASRLLVLERATGRISHRVFRDLPELLAPGDCLALNTTRVFHGRLKGRKARTGGSVELLLLEDRGESVFKAMARGASLRPGIRVLLGDGTLEATVTDGLESGVVTVEFNKRGEELNRAIAEQGEMPLPPYITHELADAERYQTVYAEREMSAAAPTAGLHFTDALLERVRRAGLTIAGLELAVGMDTFVPVRARMVEDHSMHKEWFSLDEAAARAVNEARRKTGRVVAVGTTSVRALESCAAESRLVTPGEGCTDLFITPGYRFKIVDAIITNFHLPRTTLLMMVCAFGGIEPVQSAYEEAIREGYRFYSFGDAMLIQ
- a CDS encoding tRNA guanosine(34) transglycosylase Tgt, translated to MTSNGFSFEVTALDRKTGARAGVLRTPHGEVRTPCFMPVATQATVKAMRPDEVSDLGFDMVLANAYHLMLRPGIEVIERAGGLHRFMGWDGGILTDSGGYQVFSLGKDVKITAEGASFRSHLDGSLVFLSPEESMRVQSALGADIAMALDECLPYPADRARTERSVSLNLDWTRRCLSSHDNPRQALFGIVQGGAYADLRRRSATAMAELDFPGYALGGFSVGEPREMTLELIDATIENLSSDRPRYLMGVGDPEGINASVALGVDMFDSVLPTRTARNASAWIGSERVNLRNAAFANDDGPLDPACGCYTCKRFTRAYLRHLVTAKEILGFHLLTVHNLYALSALMRELRASIES